Proteins encoded in a region of the Agromyces protaetiae genome:
- a CDS encoding ATP-dependent helicase: protein MTESLAAFSPATRAWFTESFAEPTTVQTGAWQAIARGDHALVVAPTGSGKTLAAFLWAIDGLHTPAGGSGGVPAEASVPADAPRSTRVLYLSPLKALGVDVERNLRAPLVGIARTAQAQGVEPPQVSVGVRSGDTPPAERRRLVTNPPDILITTPESLFLMLTSAARETLRGVETVIVDEIHALAGTKRGSHLAISLERLDALVGAPVQRVGLSATVRPHEEVARFLAGTRPVTIVAPPSGKRFDLSVRVPVEDLSDLAGESGTGSVWPHVEDAILDEVLRHRSTIVFANSRRLAERLTARLNELWEQRQAEAEPAPAGAEAGEPAEELVVAGERAPGERGTAALAAAAGGPPRRYAAEAVGASGITGGAEPIIARSHHGSVSKEERALVEADLKSGRLRCVVATSSLELGIDMGAVDLVMQVESPPSVASGLQRIGRAGHQVGEVSKGVIFPKHRADVLHSAVAAERMLAGAIEALRIPANPLDVLAQQTIAASAVDEWEVEQWFELVRRAAPFAALPRSAFEATLDLLAGRYPSDRFGELRPRIVWDRDAGTFVGRRGAQRLAVTSGGTIPDRGMFGVFMIGEAGPGRRVGELDEEMVYESRVGDVFALGATSWRIHEITHDQVLVAPAAGEPGRLPFWKGDGIGRPAELGAAIGEFIKVLADAPGEPALARSRDAGLDDLAAKNLVAFIEDQRQATTVVPDGGNLVVERFRDELGDWRIVLHSPYGMRVHAPWALAVGARIQETSGVDANAVASDDGIVLRMPDTGDEPPGSDLFVFEPAELAQLVTEHVGGSALFASRFRECAARALILPKTNPGKRSPLWQQRQRASQLLEVARDYPDFPIVLEAVRECLQDVYDLPALTHIAERLERRELRFVEVATESPSPFASSLLFGYVGAFMYEGDAPLAERRAAALSLDPALLAELLGTVELRELLDPEIVTDTERQLQRLTDDRAARGSEGVADLLRDLGPLEPAEVAARVDAETDAGAAIDELVAARRAARVRFAGRDWIVTVEDVSRLRDALGVPIPPGLPEVFEEGVVDPLGDLVSRYARTHGPFTAAQIAERFGIGTAIAGSALARLAAERRVVEGEFLPHGSGVEWCDVGVLRRIRRRSLAVLRNEVEPVEPREFARFLPGWQHIGGRLRGVDGVAAVIEQLEGARIPASAWEAYVLPARVDDYRPGLLDELTASGEVLWAGQGSLAGDDGWIGLHLAETAPLTMQAPPTGPLDPLETELLAVLGGGGGYFFRQLVEAVGADDDGAVLDALWRLVWAGLVTNDTFAPVRGLLARGGAHKTQAPPPRARLRGRSLTRRAMAASAQGERAARAAANPPRAAGRWSVLPLASTAATPRAHALGETLLERYGVVTRGSVVAEGILGGFALAYRALSGFEDSGRVRRGYFIEGQGGAQFATGSAVDRLRAAPKGQAIALAATDPANPFGAALDWPDTGEGGHRPARKAGAFVAIVDGEAVLYLERGGRTSLVFTEDDEVLAAAATALIDTLRRGRADRVRIEEVGGQPVFGTPFGRALRAAGFRETPRGLRFDARG from the coding sequence ATGACCGAGTCGCTCGCGGCGTTCTCGCCCGCGACGCGGGCGTGGTTCACCGAGTCGTTCGCCGAACCGACGACCGTCCAGACGGGCGCCTGGCAGGCGATCGCGCGCGGCGACCACGCGCTCGTCGTCGCGCCGACCGGGTCGGGCAAGACGCTCGCGGCGTTCCTCTGGGCGATCGACGGGCTGCACACCCCGGCGGGCGGGTCCGGCGGGGTGCCGGCCGAGGCATCCGTACCCGCCGATGCGCCCAGGTCGACCCGTGTCCTGTATCTGTCGCCGCTCAAGGCGCTCGGTGTCGACGTCGAACGCAACCTGCGCGCGCCGCTCGTGGGCATCGCCCGGACGGCGCAGGCGCAGGGCGTCGAGCCGCCGCAGGTGTCGGTCGGTGTGAGGTCGGGCGACACGCCGCCCGCCGAGCGGCGGCGGCTCGTGACGAATCCGCCCGACATCCTCATCACGACGCCCGAGTCGCTGTTCCTCATGCTGACCTCGGCCGCGCGCGAGACGCTGCGCGGCGTCGAGACCGTCATCGTCGACGAGATCCATGCGCTCGCCGGCACCAAGCGCGGCTCGCACCTCGCCATCTCGCTCGAGCGGCTCGACGCGCTCGTCGGGGCGCCGGTGCAGCGGGTCGGGCTCTCGGCGACCGTCCGGCCGCACGAAGAGGTCGCGCGCTTCCTCGCCGGCACCCGGCCGGTGACGATCGTGGCGCCCCCGTCGGGCAAGCGTTTCGACCTGTCGGTGCGCGTGCCCGTCGAAGACCTCTCCGACCTCGCCGGGGAGTCGGGTACCGGGTCGGTGTGGCCGCACGTCGAAGACGCGATCCTCGACGAGGTGCTGCGGCACCGGTCGACCATCGTCTTCGCGAACTCGCGGCGGCTCGCGGAACGGCTCACCGCTCGCCTGAACGAGCTGTGGGAGCAGCGGCAGGCCGAGGCAGAGCCGGCGCCGGCTGGGGCCGAAGCGGGCGAGCCGGCGGAGGAGCTCGTGGTCGCGGGCGAGCGCGCACCGGGGGAGCGCGGCACGGCCGCGCTCGCCGCAGCAGCCGGCGGCCCTCCGAGACGGTACGCGGCCGAGGCCGTGGGCGCGTCGGGCATCACCGGAGGCGCCGAGCCGATCATCGCGCGTTCGCACCACGGGTCGGTGTCCAAAGAGGAGCGTGCCCTGGTCGAGGCCGACCTGAAGTCGGGCCGCCTGCGCTGCGTGGTCGCCACCTCGAGTCTCGAGCTCGGCATCGACATGGGTGCGGTCGACCTCGTGATGCAGGTCGAGTCACCGCCGTCGGTCGCGAGCGGCCTGCAGCGCATCGGCCGGGCCGGTCACCAGGTCGGCGAGGTCTCGAAGGGCGTCATCTTCCCGAAGCACCGGGCCGACGTGCTGCACTCCGCGGTCGCAGCCGAGCGCATGTTGGCGGGTGCCATCGAGGCGCTGCGCATCCCGGCGAACCCGCTCGACGTGCTCGCGCAGCAGACGATCGCGGCCTCGGCCGTCGACGAGTGGGAGGTCGAGCAGTGGTTCGAGCTCGTCCGCCGGGCCGCACCGTTCGCCGCGCTGCCGCGCTCGGCGTTCGAGGCGACCCTCGACCTGCTCGCCGGACGGTACCCGTCCGACCGGTTCGGTGAGCTGCGCCCGCGGATCGTCTGGGACCGCGATGCCGGCACCTTCGTCGGGCGTCGCGGCGCGCAGCGGCTCGCGGTGACCAGTGGCGGCACGATCCCCGACCGGGGGATGTTCGGCGTGTTCATGATCGGCGAGGCGGGCCCGGGCCGCCGGGTCGGTGAGCTCGACGAGGAGATGGTCTACGAGTCGCGGGTCGGCGACGTCTTCGCGCTCGGCGCCACGAGCTGGCGCATCCACGAGATCACGCACGATCAGGTGCTGGTCGCGCCCGCGGCCGGCGAGCCTGGGCGGCTGCCGTTCTGGAAGGGCGACGGCATCGGCCGGCCCGCCGAGCTCGGCGCGGCGATCGGCGAGTTCATCAAGGTCCTCGCCGATGCGCCGGGCGAACCGGCCCTTGCCCGGAGCCGCGACGCCGGACTCGACGACCTCGCCGCGAAGAACCTCGTGGCGTTCATCGAAGACCAGAGACAGGCCACGACCGTCGTGCCCGACGGCGGCAACCTGGTGGTCGAGCGGTTCCGCGACGAGCTCGGCGACTGGCGCATCGTGCTGCACTCGCCGTACGGCATGCGGGTGCACGCACCCTGGGCGCTCGCCGTCGGCGCCCGCATCCAAGAGACGTCGGGGGTCGACGCCAATGCCGTCGCGAGCGACGACGGCATCGTCCTGCGCATGCCCGACACGGGCGACGAACCGCCCGGCAGCGACCTGTTCGTGTTCGAGCCCGCCGAGCTGGCCCAGCTCGTCACCGAGCACGTCGGCGGCTCGGCGCTGTTCGCCTCCCGGTTCCGCGAGTGCGCGGCGCGCGCGCTCATCCTGCCCAAGACGAATCCCGGCAAACGGTCGCCGCTCTGGCAACAGCGCCAGCGCGCATCGCAGCTGCTCGAGGTCGCGCGCGATTACCCCGACTTCCCGATCGTGCTCGAGGCCGTGCGCGAATGCCTGCAAGACGTCTACGACCTGCCGGCGCTGACCCACATCGCCGAGCGTCTCGAACGCCGAGAGCTGCGCTTCGTCGAGGTCGCCACCGAGTCGCCCAGCCCGTTCGCATCCAGCCTGCTGTTCGGCTACGTCGGCGCGTTCATGTACGAGGGCGACGCACCGCTCGCCGAACGCAGGGCGGCCGCGCTCTCGCTCGACCCGGCCCTGCTCGCCGAGCTGCTCGGCACGGTCGAGCTGCGTGAGCTCCTCGACCCCGAGATCGTCACCGACACCGAGCGCCAGCTGCAACGGCTCACCGACGACCGCGCGGCGCGCGGCAGCGAGGGCGTCGCCGACCTCCTGCGCGACCTCGGGCCGCTCGAGCCCGCCGAGGTCGCCGCACGCGTCGACGCCGAGACCGACGCCGGGGCCGCCATCGACGAGCTCGTCGCTGCGCGGCGTGCCGCGCGCGTGCGCTTCGCAGGCCGCGACTGGATCGTCACCGTCGAAGACGTGTCGCGGCTTCGGGACGCACTGGGCGTGCCGATCCCGCCGGGCCTGCCCGAGGTGTTCGAAGAGGGCGTGGTGGACCCGCTGGGCGACCTCGTGAGCCGGTACGCGCGCACCCATGGACCGTTCACCGCGGCGCAGATCGCCGAGCGGTTCGGCATCGGCACGGCGATCGCGGGCTCCGCCCTTGCGCGGCTCGCCGCGGAGCGGCGCGTGGTCGAGGGGGAGTTCCTGCCGCACGGCTCAGGGGTCGAATGGTGTGACGTCGGCGTGCTCCGCCGCATCCGCCGTCGATCGCTCGCCGTGCTCCGCAACGAGGTCGAGCCGGTCGAACCACGCGAGTTCGCCAGGTTCCTGCCCGGCTGGCAGCACATCGGCGGCCGGCTCAGGGGCGTCGACGGCGTCGCGGCGGTCATCGAGCAGCTCGAGGGCGCGCGCATCCCCGCGTCGGCCTGGGAGGCCTATGTGCTGCCGGCGCGCGTCGACGACTACCGGCCCGGCCTGCTCGACGAGCTCACCGCGTCGGGCGAGGTGCTCTGGGCCGGGCAGGGGTCGCTCGCGGGCGACGACGGCTGGATCGGGCTGCATCTCGCCGAGACCGCGCCGCTCACCATGCAAGCCCCGCCGACCGGTCCGCTCGACCCGCTCGAGACCGAGCTGCTCGCCGTGCTCGGCGGTGGGGGCGGCTACTTCTTCCGCCAGCTCGTCGAGGCCGTGGGCGCCGACGACGACGGGGCCGTGCTCGACGCGCTCTGGCGGCTCGTGTGGGCCGGGCTCGTCACGAACGACACCTTCGCGCCCGTCCGCGGCCTCCTCGCCCGCGGTGGTGCGCACAAGACGCAGGCGCCGCCGCCGCGCGCCCGGCTCCGGGGCCGGTCGCTGACCCGCCGTGCGATGGCCGCGTCGGCGCAGGGCGAGCGCGCTGCGCGGGCCGCAGCGAACCCGCCGCGGGCCGCCGGCCGGTGGTCGGTGCTGCCGCTCGCGAGCACCGCAGCGACGCCACGCGCCCACGCCCTCGGTGAGACGCTGCTCGAACGGTACGGGGTGGTCACGCGCGGTTCGGTCGTCGCCGAGGGCATCCTCGGCGGCTTCGCGCTCGCCTACCGTGCGCTCTCGGGGTTCGAAGACTCAGGGCGGGTCCGGCGCGGCTACTTCATCGAGGGGCAGGGCGGCGCGCAGTTCGCGACCGGTTCCGCCGTCGACCGGCTCCGGGCCGCGCCCAAGGGCCAGGCGATCGCGCTCGCCGCGACCGACCCGGCCAACCCGTTCGGGGCCGCGCTCGACTGGCCCGACACCGGCGAGGGCGGGCACCGGCCCGCGCGTAAGGCCGGTGCGTTCGTCGCCATCGTCGACGGCGAGGCGGTGCTCTACCTCGAGCGCGGCGGTCGCACCTCGCTGGTCTTCACCGAAGACGACGAGGTGCTCGCCGCGGCGGCCACCGCGCTGATCGACACGCTGCGGCGCGGACGCGCCGACCGGGTGCGCATCGAAGAGGTCGGCGGCCAGCCGGTGTTCGGGACGCCGTTCGGGCGGGCGCTGCGCGCCGCCGGGTTCCGCGAGACGCCGAGGGGGCTGAGGTTCGATGCGCGCGGCTGA
- a CDS encoding DNA-formamidopyrimidine glycosylase family protein: protein MPEGDTVYRAARELDAALAGRTVERSDFRVPAFATVDLAGATVHGVASRGKHLLMRIGDVVVHSHLKMEGEWRVYRPGRRWGRPDFQVRAVIEVPGAVAVGFDLGVLEVFPATEEADRMAYLGPDLLGPDWNFAEAVRRLEAHPDAPIAVALAEQRNLAGLGNVFVNEVCFVRGILPTRPVRDVELTPAVDVARRMIVANRDRSGRTTTGDTRPGNRLWVYGRGGEPCRRCGTTIEHGRLGRNELEQRETWWCPHCQR, encoded by the coding sequence ATGCCTGAAGGAGACACCGTCTACCGGGCCGCACGCGAGCTCGACGCGGCGCTGGCGGGGCGTACGGTCGAACGGTCGGACTTCCGGGTGCCGGCGTTCGCCACGGTCGATCTGGCCGGCGCGACCGTCCACGGGGTCGCGAGCCGCGGCAAGCACCTGCTCATGCGCATCGGCGACGTCGTCGTGCACTCCCACCTGAAGATGGAGGGGGAGTGGCGCGTCTACCGGCCCGGCCGGCGCTGGGGGCGCCCCGACTTCCAGGTGCGTGCGGTCATCGAGGTCCCGGGCGCGGTCGCCGTAGGCTTCGACCTTGGGGTGCTCGAGGTGTTCCCCGCGACCGAAGAGGCCGACCGCATGGCCTACCTCGGCCCCGACCTGCTCGGCCCCGACTGGAACTTCGCCGAGGCGGTGCGCCGGCTCGAGGCGCACCCCGACGCGCCGATCGCCGTGGCCCTCGCCGAACAGCGCAACCTCGCCGGGCTCGGCAACGTGTTCGTGAACGAGGTGTGCTTCGTCCGAGGCATCCTGCCGACCCGCCCGGTCCGCGACGTCGAGCTCACGCCGGCCGTCGACGTCGCGCGGCGCATGATCGTCGCGAACCGCGACCGATCAGGTCGCACCACGACCGGCGACACCCGCCCGGGCAACCGGCTCTGGGTCTACGGTCGTGGCGGCGAGCCGTGCCGCCGCTGCGGCACGACGATCGAACACGGCCGGCTCGGTCGCAACGAGCTCGAACAGCGTGAGACGTGGTGGTGCCCGCACTGCCAGCGCTGA